CCGATGTCATTCGCAAGATCGCCATTGATCCGGTTGACGATCGTTTCGTGGCTGAACGCGCCGTCGCTGCCGAAGGGCACCTCTCGCAGGAAAAAATATCGTATGGCGTCAAGACCGTATTTCCCGGCGATATCCGCCGGCGCAATGACATTGCCGAGGGACTTGGACATCTTCTCGCCCTGATTCAGCAAATGCCCATGAGCAAATATCCTTTTCGGAACCGGCAGCCCGGCAGCCATGAGGAACGCCGGCCAGTAGACAGCATGGAAGCGCAGGATGTCCTTTCCGACGACATGAACGTCGGCCGGCCAGAATTGACGGTAGAGATCGCCATCCGTGTCCGGGTATCCGAGTGCGGTGATATAGTTCGCCAGCGCATCCAGCCACACATAGATTATGTGCGATTCGTCGCCAGGCACGGGGATACCCCAATCAAAGGTGGTCCGGCTGATCGAGAGGTCGCGCAGCCCCCCTTCAACGAAACGCACGACTTCGTTCCTGCGGCCGGGGGGCTGAATGAACTCCGGATTCTTGGCATAGAAATCCAGAAGCGGCTGGGTCCATTGCGAAAGCCTGAAAAAGTAGCTCGGCTCTTCGACCCATTCGACTTCGGATCCGCTCGGCGCGAGCCGGCGACCCTGTTCGTCGGTTCTCAGTTCATCTTCGGCAAAGAACGCCTCATCGCGCACCGAATACCAGCCGGCATATTTGTCCAGATAGATATTGTCGCCATTCGATGCGATGGCCTGCCAAAGCGCCTGCGCGCCCTTGACGTGTCGGTCTTCAGTCGTCCGGATGAAATCGTCCGGTGTGGCGTTCATATCGGCAATCATGGTCCGGAACGTCTGCGAAACCCGATCGCAGAAGACCTGCGGATCGACACCGGCGACAGCCGCCGATTTCTGGACTTTCTGGCCATGCTCGTCGGTTCCGGTCAAAAGCCGCACATCGAAGCCGTCGAGCCTTTTGAATCGCGCCATCACATCGCAGGCGAGCGTTGTATAGGCATGCCCGATATGGGGTTGGGCATTGACGTAGTAGATCGGTGTTGTGACGTAGAAAGCCTTGCGGTCGCGCGCGGAACGATCCGCCATGATAGGAAACCTCCAGAGAGGGGAAATGGTGACCCCGTGTCGATGCTGCTTGCTGTGACCGCCATCGAGGAGCGCTACCGGAGGCAAGAGCCATCGGGATCGCACCCTCAATTATCGGCGAAGCGCCTCATCCAGCATCATCATGACGTTCAGGGCGATTTGCCGACGGTCGAGATGGACGCGGTCCGCCGACGCAAACAAGCGGCCCATCTTTTCCCACACCTGTAGCCAGGGATCAAGGCCGCCACGGGCGCCGGCGGCAACGATATCCTCCTCGCTCTCCAGCATGCCGGCCCCACCTAGTCCCGTCGCCGCGGATCGCAAAATTCTCGAAACAAGGTGGGCCGTTACAGTCTCGAAAGCGCGGTAGTCCGCTTCGGCAGCCGGCCTTGATACGCGATCCGCGATACGGCTTGCCGCCTGAATGTCCAGCCGCGCGCCCTGCCCCAGTGTCTCGGTCAAAGACCGAAACAGACCGACAGAATCGCCTTCGTGAAGTTCAATGGCCTTTCCGGGGCTGCCGTCCGCCAACTGGCCCAGGACCATCGCCTGTTGGCGGTCCCGAACCGTATCTGACCCGGTGAGCAGGTCGGCAACATCTGCGGTGCCGGGCGCCGAAAGCAACAAGCGGCGGCACCGAGAGCGGATCGTCGGCAGCATGGCGCCGGGGCGGTTGCATACCAGGAAAATCAAAGCCTGCCGAGGCGGTTCTTCGATGACCTTGAGAATCGCATTGGCAGCGTTGCGATTGAGGCTATCCGCTTCGTCGACTATGACGATCCGCCACCCGCCCTCTGCCGGAGTTCGATGAAGGAACGGTGGAATTCGCCGGGCAATGTCTACAGGGATTTCCGGCGCCTTCCGCCGCTCTTCATCGACGGATTTGCCCTCGTCCGCCTTTACCGGAGGGCGCTCGATCGTTAGCAGATCCGGATGGGCATGGGCGCCGATCTTTCGTGCTGCCGGTGCCTCAGGCGCGACATCAAAACGCCCGGGATCCGCCCGGTGACCGGACGACCCACCATGCGCAAGAATGTATCTTGCAACCCGGAATGCGAGGGTCGCTTTGCCGATGCCGGTCGGGCCGCAGATCATCCATGCATGAGGCATACGTCCCGACATGAACGCCCGGCCGAGCAACGCCAACGCCGCGTCATGACCGACAAGGTGATGCGACCGGTGCGGGGGCTGCAGCCCCATTGTGTCAGTGGAGTCCGACGCCATCATGGCTGATAACGAAACCGGATGATGCTGCGGATGGATTCTTCGGCCTCATCTACGCAGCGGCCGGCATCGATTCGCTGGACGCGATTCGGCTCCGCCTCTGCGATTGCATTGAAGCCGACGCCAATTCGCTGATGAAATTCAAGTTCTTCCGCTTCGTACCGATCGATCGCCGGGCCGCTTGTTGACGTGCGGTGCCGCGCCCTGGCCAGACCGTCCTCAGGCGATAGTTCCAGAAGGAATGTCGTCGACGGGCGGATGCACCGCGGCACGGCGAGATCGTGCAACCGCGTTAGGGTTTCGAGCGGCACACCAAGACCGAAGCCCTGATAGGCGATGGTGCTGTCGCTGAAGCGGTCGGAGATAACGAATGCGCCGCGATCGAGCGCCGGCATAACCACCTTCAGGCAATGGTCGCGCCGGGCCGCGGCGTGCAGCAGGGCTTCTGTCAGGCCATCAAACCGTTGTTCCGGCTGGGGATCCGCTGT
This Fodinicurvata sp. EGI_FJ10296 DNA region includes the following protein-coding sequences:
- the metG gene encoding methionine--tRNA ligase encodes the protein MADRSARDRKAFYVTTPIYYVNAQPHIGHAYTTLACDVMARFKRLDGFDVRLLTGTDEHGQKVQKSAAVAGVDPQVFCDRVSQTFRTMIADMNATPDDFIRTTEDRHVKGAQALWQAIASNGDNIYLDKYAGWYSVRDEAFFAEDELRTDEQGRRLAPSGSEVEWVEEPSYFFRLSQWTQPLLDFYAKNPEFIQPPGRRNEVVRFVEGGLRDLSISRTTFDWGIPVPGDESHIIYVWLDALANYITALGYPDTDGDLYRQFWPADVHVVGKDILRFHAVYWPAFLMAAGLPVPKRIFAHGHLLNQGEKMSKSLGNVIAPADIAGKYGLDAIRYFFLREVPFGSDGAFSHETIVNRINGDLANDIGNLAQRVLSMIAKNCDGTVPAVGRFEVADTAMLDAAGAGLLEKVRGEIDAMAFHRALESIWAVVGEANRYVDDQAPWKLRKEDPARMATVLFTLAEVVRRLAILIQPIMPDAMKTMLDQLAVPDDRRTFADIDDEASMLATGSALPKPTGVFPRYVDPGTDA
- a CDS encoding DNA polymerase III subunit delta', yielding MMASDSTDTMGLQPPHRSHHLVGHDAALALLGRAFMSGRMPHAWMICGPTGIGKATLAFRVARYILAHGGSSGHRADPGRFDVAPEAPAARKIGAHAHPDLLTIERPPVKADEGKSVDEERRKAPEIPVDIARRIPPFLHRTPAEGGWRIVIVDEADSLNRNAANAILKVIEEPPRQALIFLVCNRPGAMLPTIRSRCRRLLLSAPGTADVADLLTGSDTVRDRQQAMVLGQLADGSPGKAIELHEGDSVGLFRSLTETLGQGARLDIQAASRIADRVSRPAAEADYRAFETVTAHLVSRILRSAATGLGGAGMLESEEDIVAAGARGGLDPWLQVWEKMGRLFASADRVHLDRRQIALNVMMMLDEALRR
- the tmk gene encoding dTMP kinase, yielding MTDLLKFITFEGGEGAGKSTQARLLADWLRGAGHEVVLTREPGGSPGAERIRTLILTADPQPEQRFDGLTEALLHAAARRDHCLKVVMPALDRGAFVISDRFSDSTIAYQGFGLGVPLETLTRLHDLAVPRCIRPSTTFLLELSPEDGLARARHRTSTSGPAIDRYEAEELEFHQRIGVGFNAIAEAEPNRVQRIDAGRCVDEAEESIRSIIRFRYQP